In the genome of Rhodamnia argentea isolate NSW1041297 chromosome 3, ASM2092103v1, whole genome shotgun sequence, one region contains:
- the LOC115729437 gene encoding carotenoid cleavage dioxygenase 7, chloroplastic-like, producing the protein MQANTICHLSPTKLIPISPRHDRVSAGRALVAAGQVPKAISISTSEGCSSGISTVKVEEDRVAAFWDYQFLFVSQRSEAAEPVVLPVVVGAVPPDFPSGTYYLIGPGLFADDHGSTVHPLDGHGYLRSFIFGGASENKEVKFMARYVKTEAQVEEHDPASDTWRFTHRGPFSVLKGGRKVGNTKVMKNVANTSVVKWGGKLLCLWEGGDPYEIEPGSLSTVGKLEMMDGYGEPQHGEGGGVGDVWDVAASILKPILYGVFKMPAKRMLSHYKVDAKKDRLLTLSCNAEDMLLPRSNFTFYEFNSNFELLQKKEFNIPDHLMIHDWAFTDTHYILFGNRIKVDIPGSISAVCGISPMISALSVDPSRSTSPIYLLPRSQDESRKGRDWRAAIEVPAQLWLLHFGNAYENVDDEEGTREIRLQACVCSYEWFNFHKLFGYKWQSAKLDPSIMNVQQEGKALLPHLVQVSIDIDAEGDCQKCSVESLNNWTRPTDFPVINPDFSGRKNKYIYGGTTSGSRPALPHFPFDSVIKLNLSDKSGSTWSTGDRRFIGEPIFVPKGTGEDDGYILVVEYAVSIQRCYLAILNPKRIGEADTLVARLEVPKELNFPLGFHGFWDIDS; encoded by the exons ATGCAAGCCAATACAATATGCCACCTAAGTCCAACCAAATTGATCCCGATATCCCCAAGGCATGATCGAGTCTCGGCGGGCCGAGCTCTGGTCGCAGCCGGCCAGGTCCCAAAAGcgatctcgatctcgacctCAGAGGGTTGCTCTTCGGGCATCTCCACGGTGAAGGTGGAAGAAGATCGGGTGGCCGCATTCTGGGACTATCAGTTCCTCTTCGTGTCGCAGCGGTCGGAGGCTGCTGAGCCTGTCGTGCTCCCGGTGGTGGTCGGGGCGGTGCCGCCAGATTTCCCCTCGGGGACATATTACCTGATTGGCCCGGGGCTCTTCGCCGACGACCATGGGTCGACGGTGCACCCTCTAGACGGGCATGGCTACCTGAGGAGCTTCATCTTCGGCGGGGCCTCCGAAAACAAGGAGGTCAAGTTCATGGCCCGATACGTGAAAACCGAGGCCCAAGTCGAGGAGCACGACCCGGCGAGCGACACGTGGCGGTTCACGCACCGGGGCCCTTTCTCGGTGCTCAAGGGAGGGCGGAAGGTTGGCAACACCAAAGTGATGAAGAACGTCGCCAACACCAGCGTGGTGAAGTGGGGAGGGAAGTTGCTGTGCCTTTGGGAAGGCGGCGACCCGTACGAGATCGAGCCCGGGTCGTTGAGCACGGTAGGGAAGCTCGAGATGATGGACGGCTATGGCGAGCCGCAGCATGGCGAGGGCGGCGGTGTCGGTGATGTATGGGATGTTGCCGCTAGCATTTTGAAGCCCATCTTGTATG GAGTATTCAAAATGCCAGCGAAGAGAATGCTATCACATTATAAAGTAGACGCAAAGAAAGACAGGCTTCTCACTTTGTCGTGCAATGCAGAGGACATGCTGTTGCCCCGGAGTAACTTCACTTTTTATG AATTTAACTCGAATTTCGAGCTGTTACAGAAGAAGGAATTCAACATTCCTGACCATCTAATGATTCACGATTGGGCTTTCACGGATACTCACTACATATTATTTGGGAATCGCATCAAGGTTGACATTCCAG GGTCAATAAGTGCAGTATGTGGAATATCGCCGATGATATCGGCATTATCAGTGGACCCCAGCAGATCGACGTCCCCGATCTATCTTCTTCCAAGATCACAGGATGAGAGCCGGAAGGGAAGAGATTGGAGAGCCGCCATTGAAGTGCCTGCACAGCTTTGGCTTCTGCACTTCGGCAACGCCTATGAGAACGTGGACGACGAGGAAGGGACGAGGGAGATACGCTTACAAGCCTGCGTCTGTTCCTATGAATGGTTCAACTTCCACAAGCTCTTTG GATACAAATGGCAGAGTGCTAAATTGGATCCTTCCATCATGAACGTCCAACAAGAAGGGAAAGCCTTGTTGCCTCATCTGGTTCAG GTGTCCATTGACATCGACGCTGAAGGGGATTGCCAGAAGTGTTCCGTGGAGTCTCTCAACAACTGGACGCGGCCTACGGATTTCCCCGTGATAAATCCGGACTTTTCGGGGAGGAAAAACAAGTACATATATGGCGGAACAACTTCCGGCTCCCGTCCGGCACTGCCCCATTTCCCATTCGACTCTGTCATAAAGCTCAATTTGTCCGATAAGTCTGGCAGCACATGGTCCACTGGTGACCGAAGATTCATCGGCGAGCCGATTTTTGTCCCCAAAGGAACCGGAGAAGACGACGGATATATTCTTGTGGTTGAG TATGCAGTCTCAATTCAGAGATGTTATCTAGCCATTCTGAATCCGAAGAGGATCGGAGAAGCCGACACTCTCGTGGCGCGACTCGAAGTGCCTAAAGAATTGAACTTCCCCCTGGGATTTCATGGTTTCTGGGACATCGACAGTTGA